Proteins found in one bacterium genomic segment:
- a CDS encoding LemA family protein, with protein sequence MVYLLAAAAAAGLAGTALIYNRLVASRNRVREGWSGIDVQLKRRHDLVPALVAAVAGYRDHERTVLEEVARARSNCLAAQDLPERARAENDLARSLKSLFAVSEAYPELAAGAQFLSLQQRLSEIEDAIQMARRYYNGAVRDYNILIESFPSSLVARLGGFAPRSYFQLDDPGERDRPGVGEELR encoded by the coding sequence ATGGTCTACCTTCTCGCCGCCGCGGCCGCCGCCGGGCTGGCCGGAACGGCGTTGATCTACAACCGGCTGGTGGCGTCCCGCAACCGGGTCCGGGAAGGCTGGAGCGGAATCGACGTCCAGCTCAAACGCCGGCACGACCTGGTCCCGGCCCTGGTGGCCGCGGTCGCAGGATACCGCGACCACGAGCGCACCGTCCTGGAAGAAGTCGCCCGGGCCCGTTCGAACTGCCTGGCGGCGCAAGACCTCCCGGAACGGGCCCGGGCCGAAAACGACCTCGCCCGCAGCCTGAAATCCCTCTTCGCGGTCTCGGAGGCCTATCCGGAACTGGCCGCCGGGGCCCAGTTCCTGTCCCTGCAGCAGCGGCTCTCGGAAATCGAGGACGCCATTCAGATGGCCCGCCGCTACTACAACGGCGCCGTCCGGGACTACAACATCCTCATCGAGAGTTTCCCCTCGTCGCTGGTCGCCCGCCTGGGGGGATTCGCGCCTCGATCTTATTTCCAGTTGGACGACCCCGGGGAACGGGACCGGCCCGGGGTCGGGGAGGAACTGCGGTGA
- a CDS encoding VCBS repeat-containing protein, with translation MRNLIVTAALTAGLLAGAGALYGADFDGDSRDDIAIFRPSNGLWSVRGVTRVYFGGSSDTPSPGDYNGDGIADFAVNRPSNGLWAVQGQTRVYFGNSGTDTPLIGGGGGERTYDYVVKPDDGDDLVDALESNTYKSVFIPNGTYNVSEVIDLDNVEHVVGEGNGAVISFTADNYYIHVTSDHCILENFRVNAGGSSGSNYGSVHIDQDYISLRHVTSYQSYDRGFSCTTTAEFVSFVDCLARNAASTGFSGNVNDYMARYTNCVAKNCDFGFAACRNVSSCTVDGDGNTETGFSLCHNVTGCTALDCSTAGFALSLRLSCCSAFMGGGDYGFSVCSNLSSCHVEGSASDEYYSCALVDGDSCD, from the coding sequence ATGAGAAATCTGATCGTAACCGCCGCGCTGACTGCCGGCCTGCTGGCCGGTGCCGGCGCTCTGTACGGGGCCGACTTCGACGGGGATTCCCGCGACGACATCGCCATCTTCCGCCCCTCCAACGGGCTCTGGAGCGTCCGGGGCGTAACCCGGGTTTATTTCGGCGGCAGCAGCGACACCCCCTCCCCGGGAGATTACAACGGCGACGGCATCGCCGATTTCGCCGTCAACCGCCCCTCCAACGGGCTCTGGGCCGTCCAGGGCCAGACCCGGGTCTACTTCGGCAACTCGGGCACCGATACCCCGCTGATCGGCGGCGGGGGCGGTGAGCGCACCTACGACTACGTGGTCAAGCCCGACGACGGGGACGATCTGGTGGACGCCCTGGAAAGCAACACCTACAAGAGCGTCTTCATCCCCAACGGGACCTACAATGTGAGCGAAGTCATCGATCTCGACAACGTCGAACACGTGGTCGGGGAAGGGAACGGTGCCGTCATCTCCTTTACCGCCGACAACTACTATATCCACGTCACCAGCGACCACTGCATCCTGGAGAATTTCCGCGTCAACGCCGGAGGCTCTTCCGGCAGCAACTATGGGAGCGTCCATATCGACCAGGACTACATCAGCCTCCGCCACGTCACTTCCTATCAGAGTTACGACCGCGGCTTCAGCTGCACCACCACCGCCGAATTCGTGAGCTTCGTCGACTGCCTGGCCCGCAATGCCGCCTCCACCGGCTTCAGCGGCAACGTCAACGACTACATGGCCCGCTACACCAACTGCGTGGCCAAGAACTGCGATTTCGGCTTTGCCGCCTGCCGCAACGTCTCCAGCTGCACCGTGGACGGCGACGGGAACACCGAAACCGGCTTCAGCCTGTGCCACAACGTAACCGGCTGCACGGCCCTCGACTGCTCCACGGCCGGCTTCGCCCTTTCCCTGCGCCTCAGCTGCTGCAGCGCCTTCATGGGCGGCGGCGACTACGGGTTCTCGGTCTGCTCCAACCTCTCCAGCTGCCACGTGGAGGGATCCGCCAGCGACGAGTATTACAGCTGCGCCCTGGTCGACGGCGACTCCTGCGACTGA
- a CDS encoding polyphenol oxidase family protein, producing MTADPAARIVHGRGLSWLEFRGGPERRAGFSLKPYDAAAKTPEELARDFSRAGRTTAAVALSRHVHGDRVIRVEAAGAVDACDGLVTARPGLTLAARAADCLLIFLWDREGPARGLIHAGRRGTSLGIAEAAVAALEADLGVPPERLTAVFSPCILTCCYAVDLVAENRRQLDRAGVEKVVSRPLCTCCGRDWFHSYRRGDRQKRMVGWI from the coding sequence ATGACCGCGGACCCGGCAGCCCGGATCGTGCACGGCCGGGGGCTCTCCTGGCTTGAATTTCGCGGCGGCCCGGAACGCCGCGCCGGATTTTCCCTCAAACCCTACGACGCCGCCGCCAAGACGCCGGAGGAACTCGCCCGGGATTTTTCCCGGGCGGGACGAACAACCGCGGCGGTGGCGCTCTCCCGGCACGTCCACGGGGACCGGGTGATCCGGGTCGAGGCGGCGGGCGCCGTCGACGCCTGCGACGGGCTCGTCACCGCCCGGCCGGGGCTGACGCTGGCGGCCCGGGCCGCCGATTGCCTCCTGATCTTCCTTTGGGACCGGGAAGGCCCGGCGCGGGGCCTCATCCACGCCGGGCGCCGGGGAACCTCCCTGGGGATCGCCGAAGCCGCCGTCGCCGCGCTGGAAGCGGACCTGGGAGTTCCCCCGGAGCGGTTGACCGCCGTCTTTTCCCCCTGCATCCTCACCTGCTGCTATGCGGTCGACCTCGTCGCCGAGAACCGCCGGCAACTGGACCGGGCCGGAGTCGAGAAAGTCGTTTCCCGGCCCCTTTGTACCTGCTGCGGCCGAGATTGGTTCCATTCCTACCGGCGCGGGGACCGGCAGAAACGGATGGTGGGGTGGATCTGA
- a CDS encoding cupin domain-containing protein, whose amino-acid sequence MKIKSEKRLKARAVEDPGAKGVTKVVLLGPEDGAEQVVMRLFRVEHGGHTPMHSHPWEHLVRITRGEGVVYSGSEGKFKIGPGRSIFIPAGEEHQFLNPYQEPLEFICVIPIAGA is encoded by the coding sequence ATGAAGATAAAATCTGAGAAACGCCTCAAGGCGCGCGCAGTCGAGGACCCGGGGGCGAAAGGGGTGACCAAAGTGGTGCTGCTCGGTCCCGAAGACGGCGCCGAGCAGGTGGTGATGCGGCTTTTCCGGGTGGAGCACGGGGGCCATACCCCCATGCATTCCCACCCCTGGGAACACCTGGTCCGGATCACGCGGGGAGAGGGGGTGGTCTATTCCGGTTCGGAAGGCAAGTTCAAGATCGGACCGGGCCGGAGCATTTTCATCCCCGCGGGGGAGGAGCACCAGTTTCTCAACCCCTATCAGGAGCCCCTGGAGTTCATCTGCGTCATCCCCATCGCCGGGGCCTGA
- a CDS encoding TrkA family potassium uptake protein: MYIIVAGAGILGRGTARQLIADRHDVVVVDRDRAVCETVHAEIGAMAVHGSATDIRILAEAGAGKAAVIVCTLHNDADNIACALLARSLGIPRVVARLRDPGYEEAYRAAGIASIVRMADLMLNMIVTEVEQPKVRKVWIMGRNKAGIYAVKIPPQARSAGRTIREIAGDHRFPRDCIVVCAYHPDADEYQVSRGDYVIRGGDMIFFAAGEQDLRAVTDILTRT, encoded by the coding sequence GTGTACATCATCGTCGCCGGAGCCGGAATCCTGGGCCGGGGAACCGCCCGCCAGCTGATCGCGGATCGGCACGACGTCGTGGTCGTGGACCGCGACCGCGCCGTCTGCGAAACCGTCCACGCCGAAATCGGGGCCATGGCCGTGCACGGCAGCGCCACCGACATCCGGATCCTCGCCGAAGCCGGCGCCGGGAAAGCCGCGGTCATCGTCTGCACCCTTCACAACGACGCCGACAACATCGCCTGCGCCCTGCTGGCCCGGAGCCTGGGCATCCCGCGGGTGGTGGCCCGTCTCCGGGACCCGGGCTACGAAGAGGCCTACCGCGCCGCCGGGATCGCCTCCATCGTGCGGATGGCCGATCTGATGCTGAACATGATCGTGACCGAGGTCGAACAGCCCAAGGTGCGCAAGGTCTGGATCATGGGACGGAACAAGGCCGGGATCTACGCGGTCAAGATCCCCCCTCAGGCCCGGAGCGCCGGGCGTACCATCCGCGAAATCGCGGGCGACCACCGCTTCCCCCGCGACTGCATCGTGGTCTGCGCCTACCACCCCGACGCGGACGAGTACCAGGTTTCACGGGGGGATTACGTCATCCGGGGCGGAGACATGATTTTCTTCGCCGCCGGCGAGCAGGACCTGCGGGCGGTGACGGATATCTTGACCCGAACATGA
- a CDS encoding DUF2207 domain-containing protein has protein sequence MKRAAAAAVLLLGALRAGAAERILDFDSEIVVNADASLDVTEMLRVRAEGAAIKRGIYRDFPVRYTLPSGLRRTVGFEVVSVERDGHPEPYRTQSSGDYVRVLIGDPDRFVPSGEHSYRLRYRTDRQLGFFPDHTELYWNVTGNDWAFPIDRVEARIHLPPQAGVFTALDAFIGKRGETGKAFTATTDLEGAAVFRATRRLDPGEGLTVAAAWPAGVPAAPPERPGRVILDNPFLSLGGLLAAALLLYYIVVWAAVGRDPSRGTVIPLFEPPDGISAAACRYLLKMGYDHKVFGAAVLGCAAKGHCSITEAKGVFTLEKSPAERPKTRLDGGERAVFSALLGARESIKLETDNHAAVARARKKLKEVLRHSYGKYFRTNSLYFYGGVLVSVLALCCFILSSPQILVGIVPMGLGGIFAAVFGGMLRAEWRKKRAGGKGSGFGIALGVVFFLFAMIFVVFGTAVMARSLNYPVLGAVSLLVILNAVFNFLLKQPSPAGRALMDRIEGFKLFLGVAEKDRLRFVSPPPMTSELFECYLPYAVALGVEQPWSERFSALLERSGQAPSSRTVSWYSGSTGSWLSLNGIGAAATAAASAPSSTSGFSSPGSSSGFGGGGFSGGGGGGGGGGGW, from the coding sequence GTGAAACGGGCGGCGGCAGCGGCGGTCCTGCTCCTGGGCGCGCTCCGGGCTGGTGCCGCCGAGCGCATTCTCGACTTCGACTCGGAGATCGTGGTCAACGCCGACGCCTCCCTGGACGTCACCGAGATGCTCCGGGTCCGGGCCGAAGGGGCCGCGATCAAACGGGGGATCTACCGGGATTTCCCGGTGCGCTACACCCTGCCCTCCGGGCTGCGCCGGACGGTCGGTTTCGAGGTGGTCTCGGTCGAGCGCGACGGACATCCGGAGCCCTACCGGACCCAATCCTCCGGGGATTACGTCCGCGTCCTCATCGGCGACCCCGACCGTTTCGTGCCCTCCGGGGAACACTCCTACCGCCTCCGCTACCGCACCGACCGGCAGCTCGGATTTTTTCCCGACCACACCGAACTTTATTGGAACGTGACCGGGAACGACTGGGCCTTCCCCATCGACCGCGTCGAAGCCCGGATCCATCTTCCCCCGCAAGCCGGCGTTTTTACCGCGCTGGACGCTTTCATCGGCAAACGGGGGGAAACCGGAAAAGCGTTTACCGCCACGACCGACCTCGAAGGCGCCGCGGTATTCCGCGCCACCCGGCGCCTCGACCCCGGGGAAGGGCTGACCGTGGCCGCGGCCTGGCCGGCCGGGGTCCCGGCGGCGCCCCCGGAACGGCCGGGAAGGGTGATCCTCGACAATCCCTTCCTCTCCCTGGGAGGGCTGCTCGCCGCCGCCCTGCTCCTTTACTATATCGTCGTCTGGGCCGCGGTCGGGCGCGACCCTTCCCGGGGGACCGTCATCCCCCTCTTCGAACCGCCCGACGGCATTTCGGCCGCGGCCTGCCGGTACCTCCTTAAAATGGGGTACGACCACAAGGTTTTCGGCGCCGCCGTTCTGGGGTGCGCCGCCAAGGGGCATTGTTCCATAACCGAGGCGAAGGGCGTCTTCACCCTGGAGAAATCCCCGGCCGAACGGCCGAAAACGCGCCTGGACGGAGGCGAACGGGCGGTGTTCTCCGCGCTCCTGGGTGCCCGGGAATCGATCAAGCTCGAAACCGACAACCACGCCGCCGTCGCCCGGGCCCGGAAAAAATTGAAGGAAGTCCTGCGTCATTCCTACGGCAAGTATTTCCGGACCAACTCCCTGTATTTCTACGGCGGGGTGCTCGTCTCCGTGCTTGCCCTCTGCTGCTTCATCCTCTCCTCCCCCCAGATCCTGGTGGGGATAGTGCCGATGGGCCTGGGGGGAATCTTCGCGGCGGTCTTCGGGGGGATGCTCCGGGCCGAATGGCGGAAAAAACGGGCGGGAGGGAAAGGTTCGGGTTTCGGAATCGCCCTGGGCGTCGTCTTCTTCTTGTTCGCCATGATTTTCGTGGTCTTCGGCACAGCCGTGATGGCGCGGAGCCTGAACTACCCGGTGTTGGGGGCGGTCTCCCTCCTGGTGATCCTCAACGCGGTTTTCAATTTCCTCCTCAAGCAGCCGAGCCCGGCCGGCCGCGCGTTGATGGACCGGATCGAGGGGTTCAAGCTTTTTCTGGGGGTCGCCGAAAAAGACCGGCTCCGCTTCGTCTCCCCCCCGCCGATGACCAGCGAACTCTTCGAATGCTACCTCCCCTACGCCGTGGCCCTGGGCGTGGAACAACCCTGGTCGGAGCGGTTTTCGGCCTTGCTCGAACGAAGCGGACAAGCCCCTTCCTCCCGCACGGTGTCGTGGTATTCGGGGAGCACCGGGTCCTGGCTCTCCCTGAACGGGATCGGGGCGGCGGCGACGGCCGCCGCCTCGGCCCCGTCCTCCACCTCGGGGTTCAGTTCCCCCGGGTCTTCCTCGGGGTTCGGCGGGGGCGGGTTTTCCGGAGGAGGAGGCGGCGGAGGCGGCGGCGGCGGGTGGTGA